A single region of the Rathayibacter rathayi genome encodes:
- the thiM gene encoding hydroxyethylthiazole kinase, which produces MSIRTPAHPSLPADAAPDSPPDSPPDPASVGRDLAALRTAEPLVQCITNAVVIGFTANSLLALGASPAMCDLPGEAGVFAGLASAVLVNLGTPGAEQREGAREAVAAATRAGTPWVLDPVAVGPLPVRTALAIELLEARPAIIRGNASEILALAGAGAGGRGVDAVDSVEQALDSARRLARRTGGIVAVSGAVDLVTDGERVVRVTGGHPLLTRVTGSGCALGAVMAAFLGAGVRPLDAAVDACAVWGLAAERAATTSSGPGSFAVGLLDALAALQPAETESGTRIA; this is translated from the coding sequence ATGAGCATTCGCACGCCTGCCCACCCGTCCCTCCCCGCCGACGCGGCGCCCGACTCACCGCCCGACTCACCGCCCGATCCGGCGTCCGTCGGCCGCGATCTCGCCGCGCTCCGCACCGCCGAACCGCTCGTGCAATGCATCACGAACGCGGTGGTCATTGGCTTCACCGCCAACAGCCTGCTCGCCCTCGGCGCCAGCCCGGCAATGTGCGATCTGCCCGGCGAGGCGGGCGTCTTCGCGGGCCTTGCCTCCGCCGTTCTCGTCAACCTCGGCACGCCCGGAGCGGAGCAGCGCGAGGGCGCGCGGGAGGCAGTCGCCGCGGCTACCCGCGCGGGCACCCCGTGGGTGCTCGATCCCGTCGCCGTCGGCCCGCTGCCCGTGCGCACCGCTCTCGCCATCGAGCTGCTGGAGGCGCGGCCCGCGATCATCCGCGGCAACGCCTCCGAGATCCTCGCCCTGGCGGGAGCCGGTGCAGGCGGTCGCGGAGTGGACGCGGTCGACTCCGTCGAGCAGGCCCTGGACTCCGCCCGCCGTCTCGCCCGCCGCACGGGCGGGATCGTCGCCGTCTCGGGAGCGGTCGATCTCGTCACCGACGGCGAGCGCGTCGTCCGGGTCACCGGTGGCCATCCGCTGCTGACTCGGGTGACCGGCAGCGGCTGCGCACTGGGCGCGGTGATGGCCGCGTTCCTCGGCGCAGGTGTCCGCCCGCTCGACGCCGCCGTCGACGCCTGCGCCGTCTGGGGCCTCGCCGCCGAGCGCGCCGCCACGACGAGCAGTGGCCCCGGCTCCTTCGCCGTCGGCCTCCTCGACGCCCTCGCAGCCCTCCAACCCGCCGAGACCGAGTCGGGCACGCGGATCGCATGA
- the thiE gene encoding thiamine phosphate synthase, whose protein sequence is MSIDLSLQLVTDTAQCGARGVPAVVAAAVAGGVTTVQIRDHDASAAELVALTLAVAAVLTERTTLLVDDRVDVVLAARFAGARVHGVHLGQSDLPVVAARSLLGADALIGLTANTPAHLAAVRALPAGTVDYLGVGVIRPTSTKPDHPAPLGVDGFAALATATPLPCVAIGGVGAQDAAPLRRAGAAGLAVVSAVCTAVDPTEAARSIRAQWDR, encoded by the coding sequence ATGAGCATCGACCTCTCGCTCCAGCTCGTCACCGACACCGCCCAGTGCGGCGCACGCGGCGTACCCGCCGTCGTCGCGGCGGCGGTCGCGGGCGGAGTCACGACCGTCCAGATCCGCGATCACGACGCCTCGGCCGCCGAGCTCGTCGCCCTGACCCTCGCGGTCGCCGCCGTCCTCACCGAGCGCACCACCCTGCTGGTCGACGACCGTGTCGACGTGGTCCTCGCCGCCCGCTTCGCCGGTGCCCGCGTGCACGGCGTCCACCTCGGCCAGTCCGACCTGCCCGTCGTCGCCGCGCGCTCACTCCTCGGAGCCGACGCCCTGATCGGCCTCACCGCGAACACTCCCGCGCACCTCGCAGCTGTCCGCGCCCTGCCTGCCGGCACCGTCGACTACCTCGGCGTCGGTGTGATCCGGCCGACCTCGACCAAGCCCGACCACCCCGCGCCCCTCGGCGTCGACGGATTCGCGGCCCTCGCCACTGCGACACCGCTCCCCTGCGTCGCCATCGGCGGGGTCGGCGCGCAGGACGCGGCTCCGCTCCGGCGTGCCGGTGCCGCCGGGCTCGCCGTGGTCTCGGCGGTCTGCACCGCCGTCGACCCCACGGAGGCCGCCCGCAGCATCCGGGCGCAGTGGGACCGATGA
- the thiD gene encoding bifunctional hydroxymethylpyrimidine kinase/phosphomethylpyrimidine kinase: protein MTADSAATRAAATALRARATPLTPRIPLPPRIPRVLSIAGTDPTGGAGIQADLKSIGALGGYGMAVVTALVAQNTHGVRSVHLPPAAFLREQLDAVSDDVTIDAVKIGMLATAEYAGVVTEWLDDVRPPVVVVDPVMIASSGHRLLDPAAEDAVRTLLRRADLVTPNLPELGVLAGAATASDWPTALAQGAALARTLDAAVLVKGGHLDGPATPDAILTPDGRVREVPGVRVATANTHGTGCSLSSAMATLLAGRGAGRNAGSDALVEALTAAKEWLTGALRAAEALAVGSGTGPIDHFHRLRPPAFCASVWAETQRLRDEIDALPFVRALGDGSLRREDVEWYLEQDALYLPEFARLLTVAAQRAPTTIEQVFWAEGSATALATKAQLHRDWLVRRQAQPAPVTRGYVDHLLAVGSRGGYGEIVAALLPSFWLSADVGSRLASAGRAEHPSADWLLSYADPVFAAATERAIAITEQAAADATPRERAAMRGAFLRSSVFERDFFAAPLDRAPIR from the coding sequence ATGACCGCCGACAGCGCCGCGACCCGCGCGGCCGCAACCGCCCTCCGCGCCCGAGCCACCCCACTCACCCCGCGTATCCCGCTCCCCCCGCGCATTCCCCGCGTCCTCAGCATCGCCGGCACCGACCCGACCGGCGGCGCGGGTATCCAGGCCGACCTCAAGTCCATCGGTGCGCTCGGCGGCTACGGCATGGCCGTCGTGACGGCCCTCGTCGCGCAGAACACGCACGGCGTTCGCTCCGTCCACCTGCCGCCGGCCGCGTTCCTCCGCGAGCAGCTCGACGCGGTGAGCGACGACGTAACGATCGACGCGGTGAAGATCGGGATGCTCGCCACCGCCGAGTACGCCGGAGTCGTTACGGAGTGGCTCGACGACGTCCGCCCGCCCGTCGTGGTCGTCGATCCGGTGATGATCGCCAGCAGTGGGCACCGACTACTCGACCCCGCGGCCGAGGACGCCGTCCGCACTCTGCTCCGTCGGGCCGACCTGGTGACGCCGAACCTCCCCGAGCTGGGCGTGCTCGCCGGAGCCGCTACCGCCTCCGACTGGCCGACCGCGCTCGCGCAGGGTGCCGCCCTCGCGCGGACCCTCGACGCAGCCGTCCTCGTGAAGGGCGGCCACCTCGACGGCCCCGCCACTCCGGACGCGATCCTGACCCCTGACGGCCGGGTGCGCGAGGTACCCGGCGTGCGCGTCGCCACCGCGAACACTCACGGCACCGGCTGCTCGCTGTCCTCCGCGATGGCGACGCTCCTGGCAGGCCGCGGCGCCGGCCGCAACGCCGGCTCCGACGCGCTGGTGGAGGCGCTGACTGCGGCGAAGGAGTGGCTGACCGGCGCCCTGCGCGCCGCCGAGGCACTCGCGGTCGGCTCCGGCACCGGCCCGATCGACCACTTCCACCGCCTCCGCCCGCCGGCGTTCTGCGCGAGTGTCTGGGCGGAGACGCAGCGGCTCCGCGACGAGATCGACGCGCTGCCGTTTGTGCGTGCGCTCGGTGACGGCTCCCTCAGGCGCGAGGATGTCGAGTGGTATCTGGAGCAGGACGCGCTCTACCTCCCCGAGTTCGCGCGGCTGCTGACCGTGGCGGCGCAGCGAGCGCCGACCACCATCGAGCAGGTCTTCTGGGCCGAGGGCTCGGCAACCGCTCTCGCGACGAAGGCGCAGCTGCACCGCGACTGGCTCGTCAGGAGGCAGGCGCAGCCCGCCCCGGTCACGCGCGGCTACGTCGATCATCTGCTCGCGGTCGGCTCCCGCGGCGGCTACGGCGAGATCGTCGCCGCCCTGCTGCCCTCCTTCTGGCTCTCCGCCGATGTCGGCTCACGCCTGGCGAGCGCGGGCCGCGCGGAGCATCCCTCCGCGGACTGGCTGCTCAGCTACGCCGATCCGGTGTTCGCAGCCGCCACCGAGAGGGCGATCGCCATCACCGAGCAGGCCGCCGCGGACGCGACGCCGCGGGAACGCGCTGCGATGCGAGGAGCGTTCCTGCGCTCCAGCGTCTTCGAGCGGGACTTCTTCGCGGCTCCGCTCGACCGGGCGCCGATCCGCTGA
- a CDS encoding DEAD/DEAH box helicase, with protein sequence MARSGQRQSGQARRASNAAGSRPRSRSRGVDNEGIIPILARRVREVEAKAQTGKVGPTNRTKFLVIALLMREERKRVKVDTSLSDAQRTEEMKRLDGIATILAKTAARDTSLIALLESEAGVTPAAQKLRRDWLLEAGAELSPDELLIVTEPEPKAEVAVNRVVPPSVRARQLANPFLPPDFSIAEAVAPAPRRRLDDWELLGPLFKAFEYGAGGRAASMELPEPPTLDRVSPRGRELMPHQARFIESAREGHRSFLLADEPGLGKTAQSLLAASVVGAYPLLAVVPNVVKMNWAREVEHWTPQRRATVIHGDGGTLDAFADVVIVNYDILDRHIGWLGSLGFRGMVVDEAHFIKNLRSQRSQSVLALASRIRETTPGHDPLMIALTGTPLINDVDDFRAIWRFLGWIDETKPGPELMGRLEETGLTPADTGFYPEAREAVIDLGIVRRKKIDVAADLPSKRIVDLPVELDDDLGRSIQKAERELGARMVQRFRAVTASITHELDDDERERFIRIVAQSELEESKSAKTGENVFTMVRRIGQAKAALAADYASQLARSVGKVVFFAKHIDVMDQAEETFEKRELASVSIRGDQTAAFRQTQIDAFNEDPEVSVAVCSLTAAGVGVNLQASSNVVLAELSWTSAEQTQAIDRVHRIGQEEPVTAWRIIAAHTIDAKIAELIDAKAGLAARALDGADAETTSADTVQLDALMHVLREAIG encoded by the coding sequence ATGGCTCGCAGCGGCCAGCGTCAGTCCGGTCAGGCGCGTCGAGCGTCGAATGCCGCCGGGAGCCGACCCCGATCGCGCTCGCGCGGCGTGGACAACGAGGGGATCATTCCGATCCTCGCCCGCCGCGTCCGCGAGGTGGAGGCGAAGGCCCAGACCGGCAAGGTCGGACCGACCAACCGCACGAAGTTCCTGGTGATCGCACTGCTGATGCGCGAGGAGCGCAAGCGGGTCAAGGTCGACACCTCGCTCAGCGACGCCCAGCGCACCGAAGAGATGAAGCGGCTCGACGGCATCGCCACGATCCTCGCCAAGACGGCTGCGCGTGACACCAGCCTGATCGCGCTGCTCGAATCGGAGGCGGGCGTCACGCCGGCCGCGCAGAAGCTGCGCCGCGACTGGCTGCTGGAGGCGGGCGCCGAGCTGAGCCCCGACGAGCTGCTGATCGTGACCGAGCCGGAGCCCAAGGCCGAGGTGGCGGTGAACCGGGTCGTGCCCCCGTCGGTGCGCGCCCGCCAGCTGGCGAACCCCTTCCTCCCGCCGGACTTCTCGATCGCGGAGGCCGTAGCCCCGGCGCCCCGCCGCAGGCTGGATGACTGGGAGCTGCTCGGTCCGCTCTTCAAGGCCTTCGAGTACGGCGCGGGTGGACGGGCCGCGAGCATGGAGCTCCCGGAGCCGCCGACGCTCGACCGCGTCTCCCCGCGTGGGCGCGAGCTGATGCCGCACCAGGCGCGTTTCATCGAGAGCGCCCGCGAGGGCCACCGCAGTTTCCTGCTCGCCGACGAGCCGGGCCTGGGCAAGACCGCGCAGAGCCTGCTCGCCGCCTCCGTCGTGGGCGCGTATCCGTTGCTCGCGGTGGTGCCGAACGTGGTCAAGATGAACTGGGCGCGCGAGGTCGAGCACTGGACACCGCAGCGCCGCGCCACGGTGATCCACGGCGACGGTGGCACTCTCGATGCGTTCGCCGACGTGGTCATCGTCAACTACGACATCCTCGACCGGCACATCGGCTGGCTCGGGAGCCTGGGCTTTCGCGGCATGGTGGTCGACGAGGCGCACTTCATCAAGAACCTCCGCTCGCAGCGCTCGCAGAGCGTGCTCGCCCTGGCCTCGAGGATCCGCGAGACCACTCCGGGACACGACCCGCTGATGATCGCGCTCACCGGTACTCCGCTGATTAACGACGTCGACGACTTCCGCGCCATCTGGCGCTTCCTCGGCTGGATCGACGAGACCAAGCCGGGGCCGGAACTCATGGGCCGCCTGGAGGAGACGGGCCTGACTCCCGCCGACACCGGCTTCTACCCGGAGGCGCGCGAGGCGGTCATCGACCTCGGCATCGTCCGGCGCAAGAAGATCGACGTCGCCGCCGATCTGCCCTCGAAGCGGATCGTCGACTTGCCCGTCGAACTCGACGACGATCTCGGCCGCTCCATCCAGAAGGCCGAGCGTGAACTCGGAGCGCGGATGGTTCAGCGCTTCCGGGCCGTCACCGCCTCGATCACGCACGAGCTCGACGACGACGAGCGTGAGCGATTCATCCGGATTGTGGCGCAGAGCGAACTGGAGGAGTCGAAGTCGGCCAAGACCGGCGAGAACGTCTTCACGATGGTCCGCCGAATCGGCCAGGCGAAGGCGGCGCTGGCCGCCGACTACGCCTCGCAGCTGGCCCGCTCGGTGGGCAAGGTGGTCTTCTTCGCCAAGCACATCGACGTGATGGACCAGGCGGAGGAGACCTTCGAGAAGCGCGAGCTCGCCTCGGTGTCCATCCGCGGCGATCAGACCGCGGCGTTCCGGCAGACCCAGATCGACGCCTTCAACGAGGACCCCGAGGTCTCGGTCGCCGTCTGCTCGCTCACCGCGGCGGGCGTCGGCGTGAACCTGCAAGCCTCCTCGAACGTGGTGCTCGCCGAGCTGTCCTGGACCTCGGCCGAGCAGACGCAGGCCATCGACCGTGTGCACCGCATCGGTCAGGAGGAGCCGGTCACCGCCTGGCGGATCATCGCGGCGCACACCATCGACGCGAAGATCGCCGAACTCATCGACGCCAAGGCCGGCCTCGCGGCCCGCGCGCTCGACGGCGCGGACGCCGAGACCACCTCGGCCGACACCGTGCAGCTGGACGCCCTCATGCACGTCCTGCGCGAGGCGATCGGCTGA
- a CDS encoding DUF6804 family protein translates to MSTRKPARTTAARYPSRDRARMALAPGILAAIVVLAGLALVGSDAYDVIRYPVAILTAVIGWFAIQARALLWLIGLVPVLVLWNPVLPFAFPDAIWSSLSLAAVGVLVAAGLIIRVPTPE, encoded by the coding sequence GTGAGCACTCGCAAGCCGGCCAGGACGACCGCCGCCCGCTACCCGTCGCGGGACCGGGCGCGGATGGCGCTGGCGCCCGGGATCCTGGCAGCGATCGTGGTGCTGGCCGGGCTCGCCCTCGTCGGCTCCGATGCCTACGACGTGATCCGGTACCCGGTTGCTATCCTCACGGCGGTCATCGGCTGGTTCGCGATCCAGGCGCGCGCGTTGCTGTGGCTGATCGGGCTCGTCCCGGTGCTCGTGCTGTGGAACCCGGTGCTGCCGTTCGCGTTCCCGGACGCGATCTGGTCGTCCCTGAGCCTCGCCGCGGTCGGCGTCCTCGTCGCGGCCGGGCTGATCATCCGCGTCCCGACCCCGGAGTGA
- a CDS encoding metal-sensitive transcriptional regulator: MIEDLKKRSLHRARILSGQMRGLERMIENEDYCVDILTQSLAIQKSLGSLNKVIVENHLRTHITAMFEEGGEAREAAIAELVTIFQLSYNRS; encoded by the coding sequence GTGATCGAGGACCTCAAGAAGCGCTCGCTGCACCGTGCCCGGATCCTCAGTGGCCAGATGCGCGGCCTCGAGCGGATGATCGAGAACGAGGACTACTGCGTCGACATCCTCACGCAGTCCCTCGCCATTCAGAAGTCGCTCGGCTCGCTGAATAAGGTCATCGTCGAGAACCACCTCCGCACGCACATCACCGCGATGTTCGAGGAGGGCGGCGAGGCCCGCGAGGCAGCGATCGCCGAGCTCGTGACCATCTTCCAGCTCTCCTACAACCGCTCGTGA
- the mmuM gene encoding homocysteine S-methyltransferase encodes MWSARVLLDEPERIVAAHRAFADAGARVAVTASYQVSASGFAAAGLAPGLVEHALRESVALARRAQSGWVAASVGPYGASLGDGSEYRGDDTLTVDELTAWHRPRLEALAAASPDLLAVETIPSVREVRAVVAALAGSPVPAWICVSGRSGRTAAGEPLADAFAVATASTEVIGVGVNCCPPGDVAEAVRIARSVTDKLVVVYPNSGEEWDAVDRRWTGDAAFDPALVASWRADGADLIGGCCRIGPAAIAALGRSLECSSASSPPAVP; translated from the coding sequence CTGTGGAGCGCCAGGGTCCTCCTGGACGAGCCCGAGCGCATCGTCGCCGCCCACCGCGCGTTCGCGGACGCGGGCGCACGGGTGGCGGTCACCGCGAGCTACCAAGTATCGGCGAGCGGATTCGCTGCCGCGGGCCTTGCCCCCGGACTCGTCGAGCACGCGCTCCGCGAGAGCGTCGCCCTGGCCCGGCGTGCGCAGAGCGGTTGGGTCGCGGCGTCCGTCGGCCCTTACGGCGCGAGCCTCGGCGACGGCTCCGAATACCGCGGCGACGACACTCTCACGGTCGACGAGCTGACCGCCTGGCATCGCCCGCGCCTCGAGGCCCTGGCCGCGGCGAGCCCCGACCTGCTCGCGGTCGAGACGATCCCCTCCGTTCGGGAGGTACGCGCCGTCGTGGCCGCGCTCGCCGGCTCCCCCGTCCCCGCCTGGATCTGCGTCAGCGGGCGCTCGGGCCGCACCGCGGCCGGGGAGCCGCTGGCCGACGCGTTCGCGGTCGCCACCGCCTCGACGGAGGTGATCGGCGTCGGAGTGAACTGCTGCCCACCCGGCGACGTCGCCGAGGCCGTGCGCATCGCCCGCTCGGTCACCGACAAGCTGGTGGTCGTCTACCCCAATAGCGGTGAGGAGTGGGACGCCGTCGATCGCCGCTGGACGGGCGACGCGGCCTTCGATCCCGCACTCGTCGCCTCCTGGCGTGCGGACGGGGCCGACCTGATCGGCGGCTGCTGCCGCATCGGTCCGGCCGCGATCGCCGCTCTGGGCCGCAGCCTAGAGTGCTCGTCAGCGTCCTCGCCGCCCGCGGTCCCCTGA
- a CDS encoding DUF6282 family protein, translated as MADPRPIDFIDSHFHAGTDAARRRTSVAEAIREYDRVNGVVWIKRHAGETLSSTRLWRSNGVLVGGVAVLQWADLVDAHSLERLLRRERFRPRPIVSLPTRDIAALLDHLSCRRVVSALTEVIEMAWSCDAVIATGHLPAERISALLGPVAARGAAGRVLVTHAFHPLVNAGPLVRELTEEFDVSFEHTELTHLLGRISTDEHLSVLREVSPLLYSSDFGQPTSPTVGQWRALAQRWFAEAGLTGARRSEITATTAARLLMRP; from the coding sequence GTGGCTGACCCCCGGCCGATCGACTTCATCGACTCGCACTTTCATGCCGGGACGGATGCGGCGCGGCGCAGGACCTCGGTCGCGGAAGCCATCAGGGAGTACGACCGGGTGAACGGCGTCGTCTGGATCAAGCGCCACGCCGGGGAGACCCTGTCCTCCACACGGTTGTGGCGGTCGAACGGGGTCCTGGTCGGAGGAGTCGCTGTCCTCCAGTGGGCGGATCTTGTCGATGCCCACTCGCTCGAGCGGTTGCTCAGGCGTGAGCGGTTCCGCCCGCGGCCGATCGTCTCGCTTCCGACGCGCGACATCGCGGCTCTCCTCGATCATCTGAGCTGCAGACGAGTGGTCAGCGCGCTGACGGAGGTCATCGAGATGGCCTGGTCCTGCGATGCGGTCATCGCCACGGGGCACCTGCCCGCCGAGCGGATATCGGCACTGCTCGGCCCCGTCGCAGCTCGGGGTGCTGCTGGCCGGGTCCTCGTGACCCACGCCTTCCACCCTCTAGTGAACGCAGGCCCGCTCGTGCGGGAGCTGACCGAGGAGTTCGACGTCTCCTTCGAGCACACGGAGCTGACCCACCTGCTCGGCCGGATCAGTACCGACGAGCACCTCTCGGTGCTTCGCGAGGTGAGCCCTCTGCTCTACTCGTCGGACTTCGGGCAGCCGACATCACCGACAGTGGGCCAGTGGCGGGCCCTAGCGCAGCGCTGGTTCGCGGAGGCGGGGCTCACCGGTGCTCGGCGGAGTGAGATCACCGCGACCACGGCTGCCCGGCTTTTGATGCGTCCCTAG
- a CDS encoding RraA family protein: MSRRSRRGSRLDTASVSDALDGLAEPSTWLRSIIPRSPGAYAAGPAFTVQYAPLETQRQGFHSAAEYVDDVPPGSIIVSVNPTGLACTTWGDLLTVTAQARGIAGTIVSGFARDVAGVREMKYPLFSAGVAMVSAKNRLRLEAVQIPVVIDGITVTPGDWVVADDNGAIVVRSDRVAIVLAMAESVEETERRIAVAVRGGSPLAAARRSFGYATPWDRASG; encoded by the coding sequence GTGAGCCGGCGGAGTCGACGCGGATCGCGTCTCGATACGGCGAGTGTCTCCGATGCGCTGGACGGGCTGGCAGAGCCGAGCACTTGGCTGCGGAGCATCATCCCTCGATCGCCCGGAGCCTACGCGGCAGGGCCGGCCTTCACCGTTCAGTACGCACCTCTCGAGACACAGAGGCAGGGATTCCACAGTGCTGCGGAGTACGTGGACGATGTCCCTCCGGGGTCGATCATCGTGTCCGTCAATCCGACCGGACTCGCGTGCACGACCTGGGGAGACCTTTTGACCGTGACCGCTCAAGCACGAGGAATCGCAGGAACGATCGTGTCGGGCTTCGCCCGAGACGTGGCCGGCGTTCGAGAGATGAAGTACCCGCTTTTCAGCGCGGGAGTCGCGATGGTCAGTGCGAAAAATCGGCTCCGGCTCGAGGCGGTGCAGATTCCCGTCGTCATCGACGGGATCACCGTGACTCCGGGGGACTGGGTGGTCGCCGATGACAACGGCGCGATCGTGGTGCGCTCCGACCGGGTGGCGATAGTTCTGGCGATGGCCGAGTCGGTCGAGGAGACCGAACGCCGGATCGCGGTGGCCGTTCGAGGAGGGAGTCCGCTCGCCGCCGCGCGGAGATCCTTCGGCTATGCCACGCCGTGGGACCGCGCCAGTGGCTGA